The following coding sequences lie in one Deltaproteobacteria bacterium genomic window:
- a CDS encoding phosphate starvation-inducible protein PhoH, whose product MWLWKEVPMTTKSIRLNSLIFLLAAMLASATGALAQINEAPFILGVLPNVSARVIFANYQPAHSYFERELKRKVEIATAPDFCLFHEATLRGDYHMVVTAANLGRVAQLDGKWEPVAIYEPAIPALLVTDAGNSSAAVEQLRGKTLAVANPQSLVVLRGLQWLREQGLQEGRDFKMARASNDDSLGAMIRSGEAPMAMMSMGEFRQIAEEVRKSLKIATEIAKVPGFLVIVNPKLDSAEKRRLQAQVLRLPQDADGKKFFSLSGVNNIREVSRGELESLDPFVAPTRAGLAAAK is encoded by the coding sequence ATGTGGCTTTGGAAAGAGGTACCCATGACCACCAAATCGATCCGTCTGAACAGTCTAATCTTCCTGCTGGCAGCAATGCTGGCGAGCGCCACCGGAGCCTTGGCCCAGATCAACGAAGCGCCATTTATCTTGGGTGTGTTGCCCAACGTCAGCGCGCGGGTGATCTTTGCCAATTATCAGCCGGCGCATAGCTATTTCGAACGCGAACTCAAGCGCAAGGTCGAGATCGCCACGGCGCCGGATTTTTGCCTTTTTCATGAGGCGACCCTGCGCGGCGATTATCATATGGTAGTCACCGCGGCCAACTTGGGACGGGTCGCGCAACTGGATGGCAAATGGGAACCCGTCGCCATTTACGAGCCGGCGATTCCAGCGCTTCTGGTCACCGACGCCGGCAATAGCAGCGCCGCGGTGGAGCAGTTGCGCGGTAAAACGTTGGCGGTCGCCAACCCTCAGTCGCTGGTGGTGTTGAGAGGCCTGCAATGGCTGCGCGAGCAAGGCTTGCAAGAGGGACGCGACTTTAAAATGGCGCGGGCCAGTAACGACGACAGCTTAGGGGCGATGATCCGCTCAGGCGAGGCGCCGATGGCGATGATGAGCATGGGCGAATTCCGCCAAATCGCCGAGGAGGTTCGCAAATCTTTAAAGATCGCGACCGAGATTGCCAAGGTGCCGGGCTTTCTCGTGATCGTTAACCCCAAACTCGACAGCGCGGAAAAACGCCGGCTCCAGGCGCAAGTGCTGCGGCTGCCGCAGGATGCCGACGGTAAGAAGTTTTTTTCTCTATCTGGCGTCAACAACATCCGCGAAGTAAGCCGGGGCGAACTCGAATCCCTCGATCCGTTCGTCGCTCCGACCCGTGCTGGACTAGCGGCCGCCAAGTAG